In Nostoc edaphicum CCNP1411, the sequence AATTTTTGTTATGTGTTGGTCACTTTCATCACTCCACATACCTTTAACTTTTAAAACCTTATGGCTTTTAGGTACTTCATTTTTTGGTGGAGTTGCGCTCTTTGTTGGCATTGTCATTATGCAAGCAACCATCACCTTCTGGACTATTGAATCTCTCGAAATTATGAATATCCTCACTTATGGAGGGGTGGAAACGGCTCAGTACCCTCTTGCAATTTATAGCAAGTGGTTTCAGCGATTCTTTACTTTCTTGATACCGCTTGCTTGCGTCAGTTATTTTCCTTTGCTTGCAGTACTTGAAAAAGAAGATGTTTTTTTAGTGCCTTTGTGGTTTTGTTATGTCTCGCCAATCGCAGGTATTATCTTTCTAATAGTTGCGCTCCAGCTTTGGAAAATAGGAGAGCGATACTATTGTTCTACTGGCAGCTAGTAAGCTATTGCGCCTTTAATTTGCACTAATATTTTTCCAATATGATTGTGGGGTGGGCATCTTGCCCGCCCTGATAATGCAAGTTCTATACGTAACAGCTTACCCTGAATTTTAGCTGTGTACTCAGGTGTATTTTAAATGGACAGATCGCACTTTTCTAAAGATTCTGATTTAATACTTTGTAGGATTGCCTAATTTCACTAAACAATGCCACAAGAAGCTCACATGAAAAATTCCAGGAAAGGTTGGTTACGTAAAAGACTCAAAACTACTCTGATTTTCCTGTTAGTGCTGGGGCTATTGTTAGTGGGATTTGTCACCTACACTGTACGCCAATCCTTTCCACAAGAGAGTGGCACAATTCAACTACCTGAACTGAAAGCTGAAGTAACCGTTCAACGCGATAAATGGGGTATTCCCCATATTTATGCTGCCAACTCCCACGATTTATTTATGGCGCAAGGTTATATCCACGCCCAAGACCGCTTTTGGCAAATGGACTTTTGGCGACACATTGGTTCTGGGCGACTTTCAGAAATGTTTGGTTCATCTCAGGTTGACACTGATAAATATCTGCGGACAATGGGTTGGGCGAGGGTGGCGCAGCAAGAAATTCAGGAAATTAATGCAGAGATGAAAGCATACTTGGAAGCATACGCCGATGGTGTCAATGCTTATCTGACAGAGCATCACGGCAGCGCCCTGAGTCTAGAATACACTGTGCTAAAGTTTCTCAATCCTGGGTATCAGCCAGAACCTTGGCAAATACTGCATTCTTTGACTTGGGGTAAGGTAATGGCTTATGATTTGGGCAGAAATTTTCAGAGCGAAATTGAACGTGCTATTTTGCTCAAAACCCTTAACCCTAATCAAGTAGAGGAACTTTTTCCGCCATACCCTCAAGACTTGCCAGTTATTTTACCTGAGTTCCAGAAAAAAGAGGACACAGGAACAGGGGGACAGGGGAACACGCAGAGTTATTTCCCCGCATCTTCTTCACTTCTCGACTCTCCAGATGTATTACCTGCTTTAGAGTCAATTACTAAGCCGATGATGGCTTTGGAACAACTTATAGGGCCCACGGGAATAGGTATTGGCTCGAATAACTGGGTGATATCTGGTCAGCGGACAGCTACAGGTAAGCCAATTTTGGCGAATGACCCGCACTTAGGTGTGCAAATTCCCTCTATCTGGTATGAGGTTGGTCTGCACTGTACACCGAAGAGTACAGAATGTCCCTACAACGTTTCTGGCTTTTCCTTTGCGGGAATGATTGGGGTAATTATCGGTCATAGCGATCGCATTGCCTGGGGTGTCACCAATGTACAATCTGATGTGATGGATTTATACATCGAGAAAATCAACCCGAAAAATCCTAACCAGTATGAAGTCAATGGTAAATGGGTTAATATGCAACTCGTGCCAGAGACGATTCAAGTCGCCGGAAGTCAACCGATTGTCCAAACGGTTCGCTATACCCGACATGGGCCAATTCTCTCTGATGTTTCGCCCAATCTAAAGCAATTCCAGCCGAGTCAGTCGCTAGAATTACCGCAAAACTACGCCGTAGCCCTGCGCTGGACAGCCCTAGAACCTTCCAAACTAGGGTATGCCGTTCCCCAAATCAATCGCGCCCAAAACTGGCAAGAATTCCGCACTGCTGCCAGCAATTATGATGTCCCGGCTCAAAACTTGGTCTACGCTGACATTGATGGCAATATTGGCTACCAAATGCCTGGTAAATTCCCCATCCGCGCTCAGGGAGATGGGCGTTATCCCGTTCCTGGTTGGACGGATGAATATGAATGGCAAGGCTATATTGACTTTGAGCAGTTACCCAAAAGTTTCAATCCACCTCAAGGTTATATTGCTACTGCTAATAATTTAGTTATGCGTGAATATCCTTATCTAATTACCGCAGACTGGGTTTATGGCTATCGGGCACAGCGCATCGTTGAGATGATTTCACAACAAACACAGCCGATTTCCCTGAAAGGTGTGCAGCAGATACAGGGAGACGATCGCAATCTGAATGCACAAACATTAGTACCGCTACTGCAATCTATCACTGTTGATACCCCCCGATTGCAGGCAGCCCAAAAACTTCTGCAAGATTGGAATTTGCAGTTAGGAATGACATCGCCTGTTGCTGCTTTGTTTGAAGTCTTCTGGAAACACTTACTGGCAGATACGTTTCACGATCAGTTACCTGAAAAGTACTTTCCGCATGGAGGCGATCGCTGGTATGCTGTAATCGCAAATCTGGTCAAACAGCCCAATAGTTCTTGGTGGGACAATCGCAACACTCCAAAAGTTGAGAGCCGCGACCAAATCCTGCGACAATCCTTCATAGAAGCCGTGGATGAACTAGAACGAATTCAAAGCAAAGACCCGAAAAACTGGAATTGGGGCAAGCTGCATACCATTACTTTTCGGAATGCCACTTTAGGTAAATCTGGGGTTCCACCGATTGAAGCTTTATTTAATCGTGGTGCTTTTGCCACATCTGGTAACGGCGAAACAGTGAATGCTAACCGTTGGAGAGCAAATAAATCCTTTGAAGTGACTGATATTCCTTCACTGCGGATGATTGTAGATTTAGGAAATTTAGATAACTCAGTAGCAATTCACACCCCTGGACAATCAGGACATGCTTTCCATAGTCACTACAACGATATGGTTGAACCTTGGCGCAAGATTGAATATCACCAGATGCTTTGGGAACAGAAGTCTGTTGCAAATAACACCACTGTGACATTGAAGTTCGTTCCCAAATTGCGAGAGTAGAGGGCAAGCCAATACTTGTCGGTTAAGGGGGAAAGGGGAAGGTGGGGCCCCCTCTGGGGATAAGGGGCGGGGGGAAAGGGAAATTAAAAACCTTTAACCCTTTCCCAAAACCAAACTTTGGGTTCAAAATGTTTAACCGAGTAGTATTGGAGGGCAAGCTGGCTATGCAATTTTAAATTTAGTTAATTAAGTGTAATTACATACACTATTTAGGAAAAATGAAGTATAAAGTAACAG encodes:
- a CDS encoding ABC transporter permease, with the translated sequence MNDFLLYLRYISVSFKSQMQYKVSFWLQFIGQLLGTAVEFFGVWALFSRFNSIGKWTLNEVALFYGIINISFACADALGKGFDSFSTIIKSGDFDRLLVRPRTTALQLLGKEFTLKRIGRLFQGIFVMCWSLSSLHIPLTFKTLWLLGTSFFGGVALFVGIVIMQATITFWTIESLEIMNILTYGGVETAQYPLAIYSKWFQRFFTFLIPLACVSYFPLLAVLEKEDVFLVPLWFCYVSPIAGIIFLIVALQLWKIGERYYCSTGS
- a CDS encoding penicillin acylase family protein, which produces MKNSRKGWLRKRLKTTLIFLLVLGLLLVGFVTYTVRQSFPQESGTIQLPELKAEVTVQRDKWGIPHIYAANSHDLFMAQGYIHAQDRFWQMDFWRHIGSGRLSEMFGSSQVDTDKYLRTMGWARVAQQEIQEINAEMKAYLEAYADGVNAYLTEHHGSALSLEYTVLKFLNPGYQPEPWQILHSLTWGKVMAYDLGRNFQSEIERAILLKTLNPNQVEELFPPYPQDLPVILPEFQKKEDTGTGGQGNTQSYFPASSSLLDSPDVLPALESITKPMMALEQLIGPTGIGIGSNNWVISGQRTATGKPILANDPHLGVQIPSIWYEVGLHCTPKSTECPYNVSGFSFAGMIGVIIGHSDRIAWGVTNVQSDVMDLYIEKINPKNPNQYEVNGKWVNMQLVPETIQVAGSQPIVQTVRYTRHGPILSDVSPNLKQFQPSQSLELPQNYAVALRWTALEPSKLGYAVPQINRAQNWQEFRTAASNYDVPAQNLVYADIDGNIGYQMPGKFPIRAQGDGRYPVPGWTDEYEWQGYIDFEQLPKSFNPPQGYIATANNLVMREYPYLITADWVYGYRAQRIVEMISQQTQPISLKGVQQIQGDDRNLNAQTLVPLLQSITVDTPRLQAAQKLLQDWNLQLGMTSPVAALFEVFWKHLLADTFHDQLPEKYFPHGGDRWYAVIANLVKQPNSSWWDNRNTPKVESRDQILRQSFIEAVDELERIQSKDPKNWNWGKLHTITFRNATLGKSGVPPIEALFNRGAFATSGNGETVNANRWRANKSFEVTDIPSLRMIVDLGNLDNSVAIHTPGQSGHAFHSHYNDMVEPWRKIEYHQMLWEQKSVANNTTVTLKFVPKLRE